A stretch of DNA from Cannabis sativa cultivar Pink pepper isolate KNU-18-1 chromosome X, ASM2916894v1, whole genome shotgun sequence:
AGGTGTCTCTCATCAATGTGAGTATTTTTCATGATTATTCTTCAAGATTTTTGAAATAATTGTGGATTTTTTAGATTATTGCAAGAATTGGTGTGTGTATAGTGTTTATCTTAGATAATGTTGTGGTGAATATTGTTTGTGTGTGGTAATACTATTGAATATTAATTGGGTATTCATCTGGAAGTGAAAAAATTATGGGGAGGTGCTGGAAATTTTTTTTGAGTGATTTTTGGTTTGAGTGAGAATGGATCTTAAGAGGTGAAGAGTTGATGAAGAGGGTGCTTCATCATCCAACCCGCCAAGGGTTTTGAGAAGGTCAAATGTAGATCGGACAAGGTTTGTTAGTGCTAAGGCCCAAGATCGCTATCTAGAATTGAAGAATATGGCATTTATTGATGATAGGGGTATTGATGGTGGTGATACTACGATGCCTAGTCACCCACTATTTGAAGAAATTAGGCTACAAGTCCATAGGAGAGGATGGGTGCAATTTGTTCATGTTAAGGAGAGAGTGAACCAAACCTTAGCTCTAGAATTTTTTGCTAATTGGCCCAAAAAAAAGAATGAGATTGTTAAGGTGAGGAGTATTGATGTTCCAGGTCATAACTAAAGCACTTCATGTTGTATATTCACTACCCACCTTTACTCATGAAGAGCAACACCTATGAATGATCGAGGAGGGGGAGAAGTTTATCTATGTTGATATGGCTGAGACTATTGGCTTCCTGGGCTTAATGTTTCATGAGTATGATGGGAAACTGTACTAATTGTACCGATGTGAGTTAAGCCAGGTGGCTCGTGCCTGGTTGTATTTTGTGAGTGGCAGGTTGGTCCCAAACAAATATTTTTCTGATGCTCAAATGGATAGGCTGAAATATGTCTATGCCATTATGAAAGGATTTAATCTAAATGTGGGGGACATCATTAGGCACAGCTTTGACATAATGATACAAGGAGCTTCTGGAGGTGGACTTGGTTTAGCTGATGTTATTACTGATTTGTGTGAGACATATGGGGTGCCACAGTACTCTTATGATATGAAGGTTCCTCCACAACACATGATTGATGCGAGAATGGTGACTGGACTTAAAGCTCCACATCCATATGGTTAATCTCCTCAATCATAGCAAGGAGCACTAAGGAATAATCCTCCTGAGCGCACAGAAGGGCATGATGAAGAGTTACCACAACGCATTGCTGGCCCTATTGATCCAGCCATGCAGTATACACATGATCAACTGAATTATTTTATTCAGCCCGCAGAACATGCACATGCAACTTACATGGCGCAAAGGAGTGTGTTTGATGAAAACCAAGTGCAGCAGCTGAATTTGTTCATCACCAAGATGAATATCAAGATTGAGGATCCTAATTACTTGGTGAACCCACCCCGATTCTATTCTTATGaccaaccaccaccaccaccaccaaacCCCTTCTAATGGGGGTGCAGGTAAGTCTCTCTTTCCTTGTTTTGCAtgacacattggggacaatgtgtatTCTAAGTTTGGAGGAGGGGACTCTaactttttactatttttttttctattttaagtttagtattattagttaaatttaatgtttttaGAATAACAATAATTGAACCGATGATAGTTGAATAATTGAGTTACCAATGTTATTTGTGATATGGATTGAGATAGAAACTGTGTGCTTAATTGGTAAACTCTATGGATTAATTAGGTTGTTTTTGTGGAACAATGTGTGAGTGTACGttttataatttgaaaaaaaaaaaatacatcattTGTATTATACTTTGGGTTGTGGATTGTTGTATGAATGGAATAGAACTTGCATAATAAATTATCTCGAGGCAAAATTCTTGACACTTCATACTTGGAATATGATTAAAGTAgtttttggatcgattgagcctttcgAGCCGACCCTTATGTTGTATCTCTGGTTACCCAAGTTTGAGCCTTAacatgtttgaaaaattttaacCACTTTTGAGTTTACCTTATTTTCATAAGTgcatgtatcatcgataaaccTTAAATTATACCATAGGTACTTGGCTAGTTTGGGAGAATCTGTTGTTATGGAAACTTAGTGAAACGTGAAAAATTGAGAAAAGTGTTATGTGATGAATTGTTTTTGACATcactaaaatgaaaaaaaaaaatgactttcTCGTTGGTTATCTgaagaaaaaaatctaaaaaagagagaaagaattaaaggaaaaaatatatatggttgaattcggaaaaaaaaaaaaagaaagattcTCATGGTTTCTCAACCCCGAATGGTAGTAGTTAGGCATTGGATTTCCCCAGTAGTTGTTATTATAAGGTTTGTTGGCCATATACTGTGCTTGTTCCATACTCTTTTCAGGCTCTTGTGATGTAGATGCAACAACAACATTTTCTACAGTTGATGCATTTTTCTTAGCAACTAAGGCAGCCACTTGATTAGATAAAGTAGAAATTTGAGCCGCTATATTTGTCATATGATCTACTTCATGTAACTTAGCCATATTTTTGTGAGTATTTCTTCCATTTGGCCAATTATAACTATTATGGCCATCTCCTCCAGTAAATTAATGGCTTCAATTGCAGGTTAAGACAATAATGCCCCTCCAATAGGAGCATCAATAATAGTCCTAGTTGGACCATTCAACCCATTTGTAGAAAAATGAAACTTGCATCCAGCTCTCATAGCCATGTTGTGGGCAGCGACGTAATAAGTCTTTGAATCACTCTCATACTTCATAAAGTTGCTCCGAATCAAGCTGTCTAAATTGCCCAATCTCACTCTTCAACTGTGCAGACTTTGATGGAGGAAAGAATTTCACCATGAGCTCTCTGGCCATTTCATCTCATGTAGTAATAGAACCTGGCTGCAGAGATTGCAACCAACTTCGTGCTCTATCCCTTAAAGAGATAAGAAAGAGTCGTAGTCTTATGGCATCATCAGTAACACCATTCATCTTCACAGTAGCACATACCTCCAAAAATATGGCTAGATAGATATTGGGATCTTCAGTAGCCAAGCCACCAAACTGATTCTGTTGCACCATATTGATTAAGTAGGCTTCAACTCAAAATTATTAGCAGCGATGACTGGATTAGCAATACCAGTCAGATTTTCATTCACCGTAGGTAAGCAATAATCACGAACAACCCGTGGTTGTGCATCAGCTGCAGCAGGTGCTGGTTGGTTGTTATTAGGGGCATTGTTGTTATTGGTTGCCATGGtgaaatttagttttttttttttttgcttttaacTGCTTCAAAGTTCTTTTAAACTTAGAATTCAGCGGTGTGAGTGGTGTAGCACTTCGATTTCTTCGCATAAACTGAACCACAAAGcaacaaacaaaataagaaacaaaataaaatctaatttaaagtaaaaacttttagtaataatattaccaataatttaagaatttttaatcC
This window harbors:
- the LOC115716035 gene encoding uncharacterized protein LOC115716035; this encodes MVQQNQFGGLATEDPNIYLAIFLEVCATVKMNGVTDDAIRLRLFLISLRDRARSWLQSLQPDSLIRSNFMKYESDSKTYYVAAHNMAMRAGCKFHFSTNGLNGPTRTIIDAPIGGALLS